The following proteins are co-located in the Pirellulales bacterium genome:
- a CDS encoding SpoIIE family protein phosphatase: MSTLEPRPIEPFSLDALRHRLSGLEKLLELTRHLAANIDPDLILQRIAQDACDAIDCDRASLYQYDHEAEVLITRVATELEIAEVRAPLGHGISGSAAATGQIVNVANVAADPRWNSSVDDRTGYRTESILAAPLRSGNDGSLLGVLELFNKRDGAFTGFDEELLLAFSQHAAAALDRLRLIEQLREQHAVETSLNVARDIQRGFMPSQLPHVTGYEMATWWFPNQAVGGDYCDVLRLPDKRLGLVIADVSGHGIGPSLLMASVRAALRALILQHSSPEALLELLGRALACDLQDGRFITMVLAAIDPQVHVLEFANAGHAPALCYHAHDASFESLESTGLPLGVLDEASYSRSKPISLAPGDLVVLCTDGIVEAMNEENELFGRPRLEGIIRAHAQSPVEEIVRAVGRAVEAHYVGESPPDDLTILAARRNA, from the coding sequence ATGTCGACCCTTGAGCCGCGCCCCATCGAACCCTTCTCGCTCGACGCGCTGCGCCATCGACTTTCGGGGCTCGAAAAACTGCTCGAGCTCACGCGCCATCTCGCCGCGAATATCGATCCCGATCTCATCCTCCAGCGCATCGCGCAGGACGCCTGCGACGCCATCGACTGCGATCGCGCCAGCCTCTACCAGTACGATCACGAAGCCGAAGTGCTGATCACCCGCGTCGCCACCGAACTGGAGATTGCCGAGGTCCGCGCCCCATTGGGCCACGGCATCTCGGGCAGCGCGGCGGCCACTGGCCAAATCGTCAACGTCGCCAATGTCGCGGCCGATCCGCGCTGGAATTCGTCGGTCGATGATCGCACCGGCTATCGCACCGAGTCGATCCTCGCCGCGCCGTTGCGCTCTGGCAACGACGGCTCGCTGCTGGGCGTGCTCGAACTGTTCAACAAGCGCGACGGCGCCTTCACCGGCTTCGACGAGGAGCTGCTGCTGGCGTTCTCGCAACATGCCGCCGCGGCCCTTGACCGGCTAAGGCTGATCGAGCAACTGCGCGAGCAGCACGCGGTCGAAACATCGCTCAACGTGGCGCGCGACATCCAGCGCGGCTTCATGCCCAGCCAATTGCCGCATGTCACCGGCTATGAGATGGCCACCTGGTGGTTCCCGAATCAGGCGGTCGGCGGCGACTATTGCGATGTGCTGCGCCTGCCCGACAAGCGCTTGGGGTTGGTCATCGCCGACGTAAGCGGCCACGGCATCGGCCCCAGTCTGCTGATGGCCTCGGTTCGCGCGGCGCTGCGCGCCTTGATCTTGCAGCACAGTTCTCCGGAAGCGCTGTTGGAATTGTTGGGCCGCGCGTTGGCCTGCGATCTGCAAGACGGTCGCTTCATCACCATGGTGCTCGCCGCCATCGATCCGCAAGTCCATGTCCTCGAGTTCGCCAACGCCGGTCACGCGCCGGCCCTTTGTTATCACGCGCACGACGCATCGTTTGAATCGCTCGAATCGACTGGCCTGCCGCTCGGTGTGCTCGACGAAGCCAGCTACTCGCGCAGCAAGCCGATCTCGCTCGCGCCGGGAGACTTGGTGGTGCTTTGCACCGATGGCATTGTCGAGGCCATGAACGAAGAAAACGAACTGTTTGGCCGCCCACGGCTGGAAGGCATCATCCGCGCTCATGCCCAGTCGCCGGTTGAAGAGATCGTGCGCGCCGTGGGGCGAGCTGTCGAAGCTCATTACGTCGGCGAAAGCCCCCCTGACGACCTGACCATTCTGGCCGCGCGGCGCAACGCATAA
- a CDS encoding ferrous iron transport protein A yields MTHNLLPLSLLANGQIAVIRQVMGTPEHVHRLHEMGLRGGAEIEMMQSGSPCIIRLDGHKLCFRDDEATRVLVEMGAVA; encoded by the coding sequence ATTACTCACAATCTGCTGCCGCTGAGTCTGCTCGCCAACGGCCAAATTGCCGTCATTCGCCAGGTGATGGGCACGCCCGAGCATGTCCACCGTCTGCACGAAATGGGATTGCGCGGCGGCGCCGAAATCGAAATGATGCAATCGGGCAGTCCGTGCATTATTCGGCTCGATGGCCACAAACTTTGCTTTCGCGATGACGAAGCCACCCGCGTGCTGGTCGAGATGGGGGCGGTCGCATGA
- a CDS encoding DUF1573 domain-containing protein, protein MRRASATFTILLLLASNAAAQEWARKMFDHTTHDFLGVARGSTVQHRFKLTNPYKEDVHIASVRSSCGCTTPEFNKDTLKTYETGDVIATFNTRAFTGQRGATITVTFDKPFYAEVQLKVSGYIRTDVVLHPAGVAFGSVDVGSPAEERIEIEYAGRGDWKITGIKSPSPYVTAEAVERRREGGNVAYDLVVRMSPDAPTGFVKEQLILVTNDRRETELPVDIEGQVVAPVSVSPASLFLGVLEPGQKVTKQLIVRGKKPFKVLGVECGSDCFTFKVNSEVEKPVHMIPVTFIAGDEPGKVTQKIVIKTNLGDAVITECAAFAQVTRPIGADSTAPRARTPETGSTALKSGS, encoded by the coding sequence ATGCGACGCGCAAGCGCAACGTTCACAATTTTGTTGCTCCTGGCGAGCAACGCCGCGGCCCAGGAATGGGCGCGCAAGATGTTCGACCACACCACGCACGATTTTTTGGGCGTGGCCCGGGGGAGCACGGTTCAGCATCGGTTCAAGCTGACCAATCCGTACAAGGAAGACGTGCATATTGCCTCCGTGCGTTCGAGTTGCGGATGCACCACCCCGGAGTTCAATAAAGACACGCTCAAGACCTACGAGACGGGCGACGTCATCGCCACCTTCAACACACGGGCCTTCACGGGTCAGCGCGGCGCGACCATCACGGTCACCTTCGACAAGCCGTTTTACGCCGAGGTGCAACTCAAGGTGTCGGGCTACATCCGCACCGATGTCGTGCTGCATCCCGCAGGAGTCGCCTTTGGCTCGGTCGATGTCGGTTCGCCAGCGGAGGAGCGCATCGAGATTGAGTACGCCGGCCGCGGCGATTGGAAGATCACGGGCATCAAATCGCCCAGTCCTTATGTGACCGCCGAAGCGGTGGAACGCCGCCGCGAGGGGGGCAACGTGGCGTACGACCTGGTGGTGCGCATGTCGCCCGACGCGCCGACTGGCTTTGTGAAAGAGCAACTCATCCTGGTCACCAACGATCGGCGCGAGACCGAATTGCCGGTGGACATTGAAGGGCAAGTGGTGGCGCCGGTGTCGGTGAGCCCCGCCTCGCTGTTCTTGGGAGTGCTGGAGCCAGGACAGAAGGTGACCAAGCAACTGATCGTGCGCGGCAAGAAGCCCTTCAAGGTGCTGGGTGTGGAATGCGGCAGCGATTGCTTCACGTTCAAAGTGAACAGCGAAGTCGAGAAGCCAGTGCATATGATTCCGGTGACGTTCATCGCTGGCGATGAGCCGGGCAAGGTGACGCAAAAGATCGTCATCAAGACCAACTTGGGAGACGCAGTCATCACCGAGTGCGCCGCCTTCGCCCAGGTGACGCGCCCGATTGGCGCCGATTCGACGGCGCCGCGGGCCCGCACGCCGGAGACCGGTTCGACCGCGCTGAAATCGGGAAGCTGA
- a CDS encoding ferrous iron transport protein A: MMRLAELPVGQSARVCSIAGVDELSIRLMEMGLTPGVEIRAVGKAPLGDPLEFELRGYRLSVRRQEAGRVEIEPLT; the protein is encoded by the coding sequence ATGATGCGGCTCGCTGAGTTGCCGGTTGGTCAGTCCGCGCGAGTTTGTTCGATAGCCGGCGTCGACGAATTAAGCATTCGCCTGATGGAGATGGGGCTCACGCCGGGCGTCGAAATCCGCGCCGTCGGCAAGGCGCCGCTGGGCGATCCGCTGGAGTTTGAACTACGCGGCTACCGTTTGAGCGTCCGCCGCCAGGAGGCGGGCCGTGTCGAAATTGAACCGTTGACCTGA
- the feoB gene encoding ferrous iron transport protein B, whose protein sequence is MATIAETKDFAIRQATIALVGNPNTGKSTLFGALAGIRQRVGNYPGVTVEKKLGQMNHAGRKFQLIDLPGTYSLAPRSLDEMVAVDVLLGRRGDVSPVDAVICIVDASNLERNLYLVSQVLAMGLPTVIALNMMDVARTRGLAIDVDRLSRQLGVTVVPIEAHRRRGLDDLKQAVLAALDQPVAGRPSPFPEQFESEVDALAALSSTTAAAPRYLTERLLLDTTGYLAHELTHGDQRAAGQIAAARQRLADAGLPVPAVEAMARYGWVAQTLAGVVSRPSQRPVTLSDRIDRVLTHRVWGTLFFALVMLAMFQSVFVWAGPAMDWIDGLMGAAGEMIGAWLPEGPLRSLLIDGVIGGFGSVLVFLPQIFILFFFISVLEDCGYMARAAFLMDKLMSRVGLSGKSFIPLLSSFACAVPGVMATRVIENRRDRLTTILVAPLMSCSARLPVYTVLIAAFIPDRAWLAGVLSLQGLTLTAMYLLGIVVAVGMAILLKRSLLKGPTPPFVMELPSYKLPSPGTVLHRMADRGWAFVRRAGTLIVAVSIVVWALLYFPRSEAVTQPLADRLAATKAEMNLPDLTTEQLTHLRAEAAALDREFSGIQQRQSYLGRMGRFIEPVVRPLGWDWRIGCAVIASFPAREVVVATLGVIYNLGSELDVAADADRTQLAAALQQAKWDDSERPVYNVPVALSIMVFFALCAQCAATLAVIRRETNSWFWPTFTFVYMTSLAYLAALVTYQVGIRLAS, encoded by the coding sequence ATGGCGACAATCGCCGAGACCAAAGATTTCGCCATTCGCCAAGCCACCATCGCGCTGGTCGGCAACCCCAACACCGGCAAGTCCACCCTTTTTGGCGCGCTGGCCGGCATACGGCAGCGCGTGGGCAACTACCCTGGCGTCACCGTCGAAAAAAAGCTCGGACAAATGAACCATGCCGGGCGGAAGTTTCAATTGATCGATCTGCCGGGCACCTACAGCCTGGCGCCGCGCTCGCTCGACGAAATGGTGGCGGTCGATGTGCTGCTCGGCCGCCGCGGCGACGTGTCGCCCGTCGACGCCGTGATCTGCATTGTCGACGCCAGTAATCTGGAGCGCAATCTCTACCTCGTCAGCCAGGTGTTGGCGATGGGATTGCCGACCGTCATCGCGCTCAACATGATGGATGTGGCGCGTACGCGCGGGCTAGCGATCGATGTCGATCGCCTGTCGCGACAGTTGGGCGTGACCGTCGTGCCAATCGAGGCGCATCGGCGGCGCGGTTTGGACGATCTGAAGCAAGCGGTGCTGGCGGCCTTGGATCAACCGGTCGCTGGCCGCCCCTCGCCGTTTCCCGAGCAGTTCGAATCCGAAGTCGACGCGCTAGCCGCGCTCTCTTCGACAACGGCCGCCGCGCCGCGCTATCTCACGGAGCGTTTGCTCCTCGACACCACCGGCTACCTGGCCCATGAGTTGACTCATGGCGATCAGCGCGCCGCTGGGCAGATCGCCGCGGCAAGGCAGCGCCTGGCCGATGCGGGGCTTCCCGTGCCCGCGGTCGAAGCGATGGCTCGCTATGGCTGGGTCGCCCAAACACTGGCGGGGGTCGTCTCGCGCCCCAGTCAACGCCCCGTCACGCTCTCGGACCGCATTGACCGTGTGCTTACGCATCGGGTGTGGGGCACGCTCTTTTTCGCGCTGGTCATGCTGGCCATGTTTCAATCAGTGTTTGTCTGGGCCGGTCCTGCCATGGACTGGATCGATGGCCTGATGGGCGCCGCGGGCGAGATGATCGGCGCCTGGCTCCCAGAGGGACCGCTGCGCAGCCTCTTGATCGACGGTGTGATCGGCGGGTTCGGCAGCGTGCTGGTGTTTTTGCCGCAGATCTTCATTCTGTTCTTCTTCATCTCGGTGCTGGAAGATTGTGGCTACATGGCCCGCGCGGCCTTTCTGATGGACAAGCTCATGTCGCGCGTCGGATTGAGCGGCAAATCGTTCATTCCGCTCCTTTCATCATTCGCTTGCGCCGTGCCGGGGGTGATGGCCACGCGCGTCATCGAGAATCGGCGTGATCGCTTGACGACCATCCTGGTCGCGCCGCTGATGAGTTGCAGCGCGCGGCTGCCCGTCTATACCGTCTTGATCGCCGCATTTATCCCGGACCGCGCCTGGCTGGCGGGCGTGCTGAGTCTGCAAGGACTGACGCTCACCGCAATGTATCTGTTGGGGATTGTCGTCGCGGTCGGCATGGCCATCCTCCTCAAGCGTTCGCTGCTCAAGGGCCCCACTCCTCCCTTTGTTATGGAGCTTCCCAGCTACAAGCTGCCGTCTCCCGGCACGGTGCTGCACCGCATGGCCGATCGGGGTTGGGCCTTCGTGCGGCGAGCCGGCACCTTGATCGTGGCGGTCTCCATCGTGGTTTGGGCGCTGCTCTATTTTCCGCGCAGCGAAGCGGTCACCCAACCGCTGGCTGATCGACTCGCCGCCACAAAAGCTGAAATGAACTTGCCCGACCTGACCACCGAACAGCTTACGCACCTGCGCGCCGAGGCCGCCGCGCTCGATCGCGAATTCTCCGGCATTCAACAGCGCCAAAGCTACCTGGGGCGGATGGGCAGATTCATCGAACCGGTCGTGCGCCCGCTGGGTTGGGACTGGCGGATTGGCTGCGCGGTGATCGCGTCGTTTCCGGCTCGCGAGGTGGTCGTGGCCACGCTGGGCGTCATCTACAATCTGGGGAGCGAGTTGGACGTGGCAGCCGACGCCGATCGCACCCAACTGGCCGCCGCCTTGCAACAAGCCAAGTGGGACGACAGCGAGCGGCCGGTCTACAATGTGCCGGTGGCGCTTTCGATCATGGTGTTCTTCGCTCTGTGCGCGCAGTGCGCGGCGACCTTGGCAGTGATCCGTCGCGAAACCAATAGTTGGTTTTGGCCCACGTTCACGTTCGTTTACATGACCAGCCTGGCCTATCTGGCGGCGCTGGTCACCTATCAGGTAGGCATCCGACTGGCGAGCTAG
- a CDS encoding RtcB family protein — MSEHTLQVVRRDWLTEPLPDDVAQSLERLARADDVRQIAVMPDVHLSGEVCVGVAVATESLIYPAAVGSDIGCGMAAIQFAVDAELLRNQNSAGQLLCGLYRAIPSLKHAQATAPRALPAPLAARPLSAPRLEKVKQRDGLWQYGTLGRGNHFLEFQADDEDRLWLMIHSGSRAMGQAISGHHLRTSSPAPAKRLFGLDASTAEGAAYLADHDWAIAYAAHNRLSMIERVIECLDRSFQVAALPDSLIHCNHNHVRRETHGGQTYWVHRKGALSAALDEPGLIPGSMGTASFHVAGRGLADALGSSSHGAGRAMARGVASRSISVGRLQREMRGVWFDQRISPRLRDEAPSAYKDIHGVMRAQRDLTSVVRQLRPLLSYKGV, encoded by the coding sequence ATGAGCGAACACACCTTGCAAGTGGTGCGGCGCGATTGGCTGACCGAACCTTTGCCGGACGACGTGGCGCAATCGCTCGAACGCCTCGCCCGCGCCGACGACGTTCGCCAGATTGCCGTCATGCCCGACGTGCATTTGTCGGGCGAGGTTTGCGTCGGCGTGGCGGTCGCCACCGAAAGTCTGATTTACCCGGCGGCCGTCGGCAGCGACATTGGCTGTGGCATGGCGGCCATACAGTTCGCCGTCGATGCAGAATTATTGCGCAATCAAAACTCGGCGGGCCAACTCCTGTGCGGACTGTATCGCGCCATTCCGTCCCTCAAACATGCACAGGCCACCGCGCCGCGCGCCTTGCCCGCTCCATTGGCCGCGCGGCCCTTGAGCGCCCCGCGACTGGAGAAAGTCAAACAGCGCGACGGGCTGTGGCAGTACGGCACCTTGGGCCGCGGCAATCACTTTCTGGAGTTTCAGGCCGACGACGAGGACCGCCTGTGGTTGATGATCCACAGTGGTTCGCGGGCGATGGGGCAGGCCATCAGCGGGCATCACTTAAGGACCAGTTCGCCGGCGCCGGCAAAGCGGTTGTTCGGGCTGGACGCCAGCACAGCCGAAGGCGCGGCTTATTTGGCTGATCACGATTGGGCCATCGCGTACGCCGCGCACAATCGCCTGAGCATGATCGAACGGGTAATCGAGTGCCTCGATCGCTCGTTTCAAGTCGCGGCCCTGCCCGACTCGCTCATTCACTGCAACCACAACCACGTCCGGCGGGAGACGCACGGCGGTCAAACGTACTGGGTCCATCGCAAGGGCGCGCTCTCAGCCGCGCTCGACGAACCTGGGCTGATCCCCGGCTCGATGGGCACGGCCAGTTTTCATGTCGCCGGACGTGGGCTTGCCGACGCGCTCGGTTCCAGTTCGCATGGCGCCGGGCGGGCCATGGCGCGGGGCGTCGCCAGTCGCTCCATTTCTGTGGGACGCCTGCAGCGCGAGATGCGCGGCGTATGGTTCGATCAGCGAATCTCCCCTCGTTTGCGCGACGAGGCGCCCTCGGCCTATAAAGACATTCACGGCGTCATGCGGGCGCAGCGCGACCTGACCAGCGTCGTCCGGCAGCTTCGCCCCTTGTTGAGCTACAAAGGGGTCTGA
- a CDS encoding NAD(P)H-hydrate epimerase: protein MTQTIPIPQVLTREQCRRVDQLAMQEFGMSGLVLMENAGRQVADLIMRLAPTGPVLICCGKGNNAGDGFVIARHLDLRGVATRVAVWSPPEQLSGDAAANFQILALSGVTVERFEKVHDASHMAPLIGNAALVVDALLGTGAVGEPRAPYDEVIEQLNASGKPIIAVDLPSGLDCDTGKPSRHTIRAAHTCTFVAAKAGFANPQAAPYLGTVHVCDIGAPRAVYKKI, encoded by the coding sequence ATGACCCAAACGATTCCGATTCCGCAAGTTCTCACCCGCGAGCAGTGCCGGCGCGTCGATCAATTGGCGATGCAAGAGTTTGGCATGTCAGGCTTGGTGCTGATGGAAAACGCCGGCCGCCAGGTCGCCGACCTCATCATGCGACTGGCGCCCACTGGTCCGGTTCTCATCTGTTGCGGCAAAGGCAACAACGCCGGCGACGGTTTTGTGATCGCGCGACATTTGGACCTTCGTGGCGTGGCGACGCGGGTGGCCGTATGGTCCCCACCAGAGCAACTCAGTGGCGATGCAGCGGCGAATTTTCAGATTCTTGCCTTAAGTGGAGTTACCGTCGAACGATTCGAAAAAGTCCACGACGCAAGCCACATGGCCCCCCTAATTGGTAATGCCGCGCTCGTGGTCGACGCGTTGTTGGGCACCGGCGCCGTTGGCGAGCCGCGCGCCCCCTATGACGAAGTGATCGAACAACTCAACGCCAGCGGCAAGCCGATCATTGCCGTCGACCTGCCCAGCGGACTCGATTGCGACACCGGCAAGCCCAGCCGGCACACGATCCGCGCCGCGCATACCTGCACGTTCGTCGCCGCCAAGGCCGGGTTTGCCAATCCACAAGCGGCGCCCTACCTCGGCACGGTACATGTTTGCGACATTGGCGCCCCGCGAGCCGTGTACAAAAAAATTTGA
- a CDS encoding SDR family oxidoreductase — MKLPKLFDLTGRVALVTGGSKGLGKAMARGLAEAGADVIISSRSESELARALAEITAGLGVRGKYLVADMTDRQQAERLAKSALETFGRVDILINNAGGNCPQAIDQIADADWDRLLELNLSSCMALTRALVPAMRERKWGRVIHISSIMGLASKEGRNAYSATKAALIGMAQASCQDVGADGVTVNCLAPGPFLTDLPGNLLSAEEKATFAARTALGRWGDPSELVGPALLLASDAGSYITGATIVVDGGTLTKTF, encoded by the coding sequence ATGAAACTACCCAAGTTGTTCGATCTGACAGGCCGCGTGGCGCTGGTCACCGGCGGAAGCAAGGGGCTGGGCAAGGCGATGGCGCGCGGACTGGCCGAGGCGGGCGCCGACGTGATCATTTCCAGTCGCAGCGAATCTGAACTTGCGCGGGCGCTGGCAGAGATCACCGCTGGGCTCGGCGTGCGGGGCAAGTATCTGGTCGCTGATATGACCGACCGCCAGCAGGCAGAGCGCTTGGCGAAGTCGGCCCTTGAGACCTTTGGCCGCGTCGACATTTTGATCAACAACGCGGGAGGCAACTGCCCGCAAGCGATCGACCAGATTGCGGATGCCGACTGGGATCGGCTGCTGGAATTGAACCTTTCTAGCTGCATGGCGCTGACGCGGGCGCTGGTTCCGGCAATGCGGGAGCGCAAGTGGGGCCGGGTGATTCATATCTCGTCGATCATGGGGCTGGCGTCGAAAGAGGGGCGCAACGCCTATTCCGCCACCAAGGCGGCGCTGATCGGCATGGCCCAGGCCAGTTGCCAGGATGTGGGCGCCGACGGGGTGACTGTGAATTGCTTGGCGCCCGGCCCATTTCTCACTGATCTGCCGGGCAATTTGCTCTCCGCCGAGGAGAAGGCGACTTTCGCCGCGCGCACGGCGCTGGGACGCTGGGGCGATCCGAGCGAACTGGTGGGGCCGGCGCTGCTGTTGGCGAGCGATGCGGGCAGCTACATCACCGGCGCGACCATCGTGGTCGATGGCGGCACGTTGACCAAGACCTTTTGA
- a CDS encoding tetratricopeptide repeat protein, whose protein sequence is MTPGRQVFPTLWLARDLCPDVVALAALCALVWLARVIRAGVAAPRQTPRVSRARAMWMAAISPPVVLLSWLVIAATIEANRRWGFAVRYLLMAMPFLYLLVAHSLFVALGLRRLALALLTILIVFNLLNQYGAFYPPLTSERLIWNQSFEKSAERSHEYLRLHAANIQLARRLESSPADVVLIASFPYPHYLGLPRLGYVSRPLRGYCFDIGRGVPSFKNMAQWNEPAGVDPIFIGDRYGRFAIPQAEQGDEILFDDQQIPPLLAYQKRWRQSPRQSVAQVKDWVLTRQWPGDWLARQLMVRTDVLAVLGMADRAVEELRAALPLPVAPANSMIELRLASLQRAQGDSAAAAATLRDLLLRAPDLLTAHELLTEIEFTQGEHDAALARLTGLAARHPDSKPARIVLVQTLLRMGRALEARPWLEQLTQLDPSDGAVWLQLGVICAASGDAAPARVALERALALPLDEANRRLAREHLAGLPQR, encoded by the coding sequence ATGACTCCCGGCCGCCAAGTTTTCCCCACGCTCTGGCTCGCGCGCGACCTTTGTCCCGACGTTGTCGCGCTGGCCGCACTCTGCGCGCTGGTCTGGCTGGCGCGCGTGATTCGCGCTGGCGTCGCCGCGCCCCGACAAACGCCGCGTGTCTCGCGCGCCAGGGCCATGTGGATGGCGGCCATCTCGCCGCCCGTGGTCCTGTTGAGTTGGCTGGTGATCGCCGCCACCATCGAGGCCAATCGCCGCTGGGGCTTTGCCGTGCGTTACCTGCTGATGGCCATGCCGTTTCTTTATCTGCTGGTGGCGCACAGCCTGTTCGTCGCGCTGGGGCTCCGTCGACTCGCGCTCGCGCTGCTGACAATCCTCATCGTGTTCAATCTGTTGAACCAATACGGCGCGTTCTATCCGCCACTCACCAGCGAGCGCTTGATCTGGAATCAAAGCTTCGAAAAAAGCGCCGAGCGCAGCCATGAGTATCTGCGCTTGCATGCAGCGAATATTCAACTGGCTCGCCGCCTGGAATCGTCGCCTGCCGACGTGGTGTTGATCGCCTCGTTCCCTTATCCGCATTACCTCGGTCTGCCGCGACTCGGCTATGTCTCCCGGCCGCTGCGCGGCTACTGCTTCGACATCGGCCGCGGCGTGCCGTCGTTCAAGAACATGGCTCAGTGGAACGAACCCGCCGGCGTCGACCCGATTTTCATCGGCGACCGCTACGGGCGTTTCGCCATTCCCCAGGCCGAGCAGGGCGACGAGATTCTATTCGACGATCAGCAAATCCCCCCGCTGCTCGCCTATCAAAAGCGCTGGCGGCAGTCGCCGCGACAATCGGTGGCTCAAGTGAAAGATTGGGTGCTCACGCGCCAATGGCCCGGCGATTGGCTAGCTCGACAATTGATGGTCCGCACCGATGTGCTCGCCGTGCTCGGAATGGCCGATCGCGCGGTCGAAGAACTGCGCGCCGCGCTGCCGCTGCCAGTGGCGCCGGCGAACAGCATGATCGAACTGCGCCTCGCCAGCCTGCAGCGCGCGCAAGGAGACTCAGCGGCGGCGGCCGCCACCCTGCGCGACCTGTTGCTGCGCGCGCCCGATCTGCTCACGGCGCACGAGCTGTTGACCGAGATCGAGTTCACTCAAGGTGAACACGATGCCGCACTGGCGCGGTTGACTGGGCTGGCCGCGCGACATCCCGATTCCAAGCCCGCCCGAATCGTGCTGGTGCAGACGCTGCTGCGCATGGGGCGCGCGTTGGAAGCGCGCCCCTGGCTCGAACAACTCACTCAGCTCGATCCGAGCGACGGCGCCGTTTGGCTACAGCTAGGCGTCATTTGCGCGGCCAGCGGCGACGCCGCGCCGGCCCGCGTGGCGCTAGAGCGCGCCCTGGCCTTGCCGCTCGACGAGGCCAATCGGCGACTCGCGCGTGAGCATCTCGCCGGGTTGCCACAGCGTTAG